Part of the Sphingobacterium sp. LZ7M1 genome, TGGCGGAGTTGTTTTTATGGCTGCTTCTTTCGCAGGAGCTGCGTCTTTATATTCCGTAAATGGAATGATCAAGGTGAATTTACTTCCTTTTCCAGATTCACTTTCCAAGGTAATTCGACCGCCTAATAAAGAGGAAATCTCCTTCGAAATCGACAAGCCCAGACCTGTTCCACCATATTTGCGGCTTGTAGATCCATCTTCCTGACGGAAAGCTTCGAATATCAAAGCTTGTTTGTCTTCTGAGATCCCTTTTCCATTATCGGAAACCGCAAAATGTAAGTTTCCAGATTGTTTGATGATCTGCAGATTGATCTCTCCATTATGATCCGTGAATTTGAATGCATTGGAAAGGAAGTTCTTTAATACTTGTTCCAAGCGGTATTCATCGGAAATAAATTGTTCCGGCGCCTTTTTAATATCGATATTAAATCGGATAGACTTTTCTTTTGCCACCTCTTTAAATAGGGATTCAAGATTTGCAGCAAAATGTTTGCTATTGATGCTGTCCTTGTGGATCTCTACTTTCCCGGATTCAATTTTCGCTAGGTCTAAGAGTTCATTGATCAATTGCAGTAGGTCCGAACCCGCATTATGAATTACAGAGGCATATTTGACCTGTTCTTCACTTAGGTTGCTATGTTTGTTGTCCTGCAACAACTTGGCAAGGATCAAGATACTATTGAGTGGAGTCCTTAGTTCGTGGCTCATATTGGCCATAAACTCGGATTTATATTTACTTGCCTGCTCTACTTCCGTGATTTTCTGTTCTACGACAGTATGGGCATGATTAAGGTCGTTATTGCGCTTTTCAAGCTCTGCAGCTTTTTCGTTAAGCTCTTTATTGGCTTGAGAAAGTTCTTCCTGCTGTACCCGAAGCTCTTCTTCGGAAGCTTCCAATAGATTGGTCTTATAAACCAGTTCTTCATTGGTTATTCTCAATTCTTCCTGTTGAGCTTCTAATTCTTCCGTTTGTCTTTGGGTTTCTTCAAGCAGGCCTTCAACTAAGGCATGGCTTTGACGGCTATGTAAAGCTGAACCTATAGAACGGCTAGTTCGGGTTAGGTAGTTGATGATGTTTTCTTTCTTGGAATCTGGAAAGGATCCGATGATCTCTATCAGGGCGATGCAATAATCTTCATATACCACTGGGAATAAAATCACGTCGGCTTCAATGGATTTGATTACCCCGGTTTTTATCTTGCTATTGCTGACGTCAATCGAGGATAGAATCTGCGGTTTTTTAGATTCTACGACCGATCCCAAAATCCCTTCGCCATGACGGAATATCTCAATTTTATCTTTTGGGTCTAGGCCTTTTGAGTCACGTATCCTGAATTCATAGGAGTCGATCTTTCGGACATAAAATGCCCCAGCAAAAGAATTGGTCACTTCCGAGATCACATTCAGTGAAGTTTTGGCAATTTCAGATTCCGTAGAAACGCCTGAGATGTTATTATGGAGTTTGGAGGAATTGGTAAGCACCCAATTGACACTTTCCAGTTCTTCAGAGGTTTTGGTCAAGTTGTGGTTTAATTCCTTTTCCTTTCTTGTATTTCTGCGCAGGTATTCAAGAATACGCAGCGTTTGGATGAAAGCAAAGAATATACCTAATAGGGATAGGATACCAAAAACGGCGGTATACACCCTTGTACTAGCAAGTTCTTTGGATTTTTTATCAGTGAGCTTTTTCCTGGCTTCAATCACATCATTTGTGAAGGAATTTCTAGCCTGATTTATTATCGTTTGTTCATTGGCTAGGGACTTAAAGATTTCGTCAGTTGACTCGGTGTTGAAATCGTGTTCGTTAGCACTAATGGAAGCCGTTATAGCTTTAATATGTTCCACAGACTTTGGTGGAGTCTGGTACAGCTCATTTGGACGTTCGATCTGTAAAATCAAGCCATGGATTTCATCTTCTAGTTGTTCCACTGTCAGGGGATCTGCACTTTTTTCCAGGTTCTTGTATTTGGAGAGTTTCTGGATATCAAGTTCCCATTCTTGGATGTTGTAGAATTGTTTTTGCGCCAGTTCTATATAACCGTTAATGGTCTCTGAATACTCGCGTTGTTTGTTCAGGAAATACCAATAGGAGAATATTATGATTAGATTAGCGACAATAATGCTGACTATAAATTGCCACTTTAATTGACTAAACTTATTCATGTTAGAATAGAATGTTAACTTTAAATTTCATAAGTATAAATTTCATTATCCAGCACAGAGATGTAAATAATGTTCTTCTAATTAAAACTTGAAACCACAATCAAGAGAAGTGATTAAATCGCGTTAGTTTTTAGAAAATTATGACAAAGGTAATGAACTAAATAAGAATCATTAGCACCATATATCTGTTTTATACTTAGTAACACTTGTTTTTCCATAATTTACTTGGTCCAATTCTATAAAATTGTCGAAATAATAAAATCTAAATTAATGATTTAAATTTTAATTTTGTCGGTATAAAAAATTAATAATTAGCGTTTTAAGAATGAATTCTGTATTAAAAAATATCGAAATCATTCCTTTTACCAATCGGTTGCTTGGTGTAACACCTAAATTTAAAAATAGTTTTTTATTGTTTATTAATTTTTTATAACCTTTTTTCGTTGAAATATCATGGATATTGAGGTAAAGCTAACATGTTCGGAATATTTTTTTATCTTTAAGAAGTCAGAAACAATATTAATCTAAAAATTAATGGATTCACCGATTCAATTAGTTCTAATCATTACTGGGTCAGTAATAGCTATTTTTTTCCTGTTGTATTTGTTGCCAGTAAATCTTTGGTTTACGGCCCAATTGTCGAATGTAAAGATCAGTCTTTTGAATTTAGTACTGATGAGATTGCGTAAGGTTCCACCATCCTTGGTGACCAATGCCATGATTACCTCGACTAAAGCCGGCTTGAAAATTACTTCCAATGAGATCGAAACCCACTATTTAGCGGGAGGAAATGTAAATAAAGTAATCAAGGCACTGATTTCTGCGGATAAAGCAAATATTCCTTTGGATTTTAAGTTGGCCACAGCCATTGACCTTGCGGGACGTGATGTTTTTGATGCGGTACAGCTTTCCGTAAATCCTCAGGTTATCAATACGCCTCCAGTTGCAGCCGTCGCAAAAGATGGTATTCAGTTGATTGCGAAGGCAAGGGTTACCGTTCGTGCAAATATCAATCAATTGGTCGGGGGTGCTGGTGAAGAAACCATTCTTGCCCGTGTCGGTGAAGGTATTGTGACAACAATTGGTTCCTCTGCCAACCATAAGGAGGTTTTGGAAAATCCAGACCGTATTTCAAAAACTGTTCTTTCCAAGGGATTGGATTCCGGAACGGCCTTTGAAATCTTATCCATTGATATTGCAGACATCGATATTGGTGAAAACGTAGGTGCGAAACTTCAGACCGATCAGGCCGAGGCAGACCTAAAAGTTGCTAATGCAAGAGCCGAAGAACGTAGAGCGATGGCTGTTGCAACCGAACAGGAAATGCGTGCGAAAGCTCAGGAAGCCAAGGCTAAGGTAATCGAAGCTGAATCGCAAGTTCCAATGGCTATGGCTGAAGCATTCAGAAATGGCAACTTGGGTATAATGGACTACTATAAAATGCAAAATATCCAAGCAGATACCGATATGAGAACATCTATAGCGAAGCCGCAAGGACCTGATAAAAAATAAATTATCTCAATCAATAAGAAAAGCCATGATTAAGAAAGTTTAGCGCTTTCTGAAATCATGGCTTTTTTTATGGAATTATGAAGGTTTATAAACGAAAAAACCCTGACGATGGGCGCCAGGGTTTGATACTAACCAATTATAAACCTAAATTATGAAAAGACAATTTTAATATAAATTCTACTTATCCTTCGAATTATGAAACAAAGGTACGGTGAGAATTAACATTTACAAAGAAATGTCAATAAAAAGTTTCCCTTGCAACCATTTTCTGACAATACCGTGATTTATCTGTTGCAACAAATAAAACTTTGGCGTAAATGAATTAACAATTCAAAATTTTGGTCTATAAAAAATATTTACTTTTGGAAATATCAATTGATTATGGTGCTTAAGAAATTTGCTGCAATCAAAGCAGTTGTTTTAGATGTTGACGGGGTCCTGACGGATGGCCGACTTTTGGTTACAGAAGCGGGTGAACAGTTGCGTTCTTTTTTTGTGAAAGATGGCTATGCCATGCAATTGGCAATTAAAATGGGTTTAGATATTTGGGTGATATCAGGTGGAAATTCCGAGGGTGTCAGAAAGAGATTGGAAGGTCTGGGTATTCAAGAGATACATTTAGGTGTAAGAAATAAAATGGATGTCATGACCCAACTTACCGAAAAACACGAATTGCAAATGGAGGATTTGATGTACGTAGGAGATGACATGCCAGATTATGAGGTAATGCAGGTAGTGGGAATCGCTGTCTGTCCTAGTGATGCCGTGGAGGATATCAAGACCATCTCGCATTACATGTCACCGAAAAAAGGAGGGGAAGGAGTTGTCCGTGATGTCTTGGAGAAAATATTGAAATTGAAAGGTCGTTGGGGCGTACAGACAGAAATAAAGAGTGTTTAATGATAGTCCAAGAAAAATTAAAAGCGATCCCAATCATCTTGGGTTCTAAATCACCCCGAAGAAAGGAGCTATTGAAGTCCATGGATATAGATTTCACGGTAGAGGTTCGGGAAACCGATGAATCCTTTGATGAAACCTTGTCTCCTGAAGAGGTCGTTCAACATATTGCAGAAGCAAAATTGGCGGCATTCCATGAACCTTCATTATATGATAAGTTAATTATTTGCGCTGATACCATTGTCGTAGATCATTTGTCTGCTGTAATAGGGAAGCCAAAGGATGCCGAAGAGGCTGTAGAGGTAATTACTGGCCTAAGCGGCAAGGAACATTTGGTCTTTACTGCAGTTGCCATGGCTTATCAAGGCGAGACAAGATCATTTGTTGAGGCGACGAAGGTATGGTTCAACAAATTGGAGAAAGAGGAAATCAATTATTATGTTAAAAACTATCAGCCCATGGATAAGGCAGGCTCTTACGGCATTCAAGAATGGATAGGCAGAATTGGTATTGAGAGAATTGAAGGTTCTTATGAAAATGTGATCGGATTGCCTACGGCCAGGTTGCAAAAGGAACTCAAGGAAATGTTTGCTGTATAAATCTAGCTTTAGATATTAAAATAAAGGGCGGAAAATTAATTTTCCGCCCCATTTATTTACATTTACCCTTACTTAATATGATATCTAATTCCTGTGTAGAACATTCTACCGGTCATAGGTCCCCAAAGCATGTTTGTGTCAAAATGTTGACCAAATGGTTGGTCAAACGCCAAGATTGGATCTTTTTGATAGAAGTTGCTTAAGTTTTCCCCACCGATATAAATATCAAAATTTTTGTTCTTGCCCAATGTTTTGCTCACCTGAGCATTCATGGTTACATAGGCATCAGATTGACTTGCCAATTGATATTCTACTGGATTACTGCTGGTATTAGGCAATCTTTTTTTGCCCACTACGTTCAGCGTATAGTCAAAATGCCAGCCTGAATGGGTATTGTAGGCTAGGTTCATGAATCCACGGTGCTTAGCAGTCAACGGTTTCTGTAGCTTTCCTGATTTATATTCTGTTTCCACATCGAGCATACGGTAAGCCATTCTGGCTTCGAAGTGTGGAGCGGGCATAAATCTGAATTCAGCCTGTAAGCTATTGGAGTATGATTTCCCGTCTAAGTTATAGAATGATACTTCACGGGGGTTTTCAAAATCAACGACTACTTGATTTTGGAAGTTGTTATGGAATAGTTCCACGGACACGCCAGATTCCCTTCCGAAAAGCTGGAAGCTTTGGTCAACAGTAAATCCTGTATTCCAAGATACTTCTGGTTTAAGTCCATAGGCATGTTCGCCACTAGCAAGGTTTGCCAATCCGTTGATAGCCCTGCTTGAGGCAAAGATACCTAGGTTTTCGGCAAAGATATTGGCAGTACGCTGTCCGCGACCTGAGCTTAAGCGGAGGGTAGTTCCCAGGATTGGCTCATAACGCAAAACTGCTCTTGGCGTAGTAAACCAACCATATAGATTGTTGTAATCCTGACGGATTCCCAATACAGCATCAAACTTTTCGCTAGGGCTGAAGGTGTATTCTGCAAATACGCCAGTTACAGCCTCTTTACGGCCAAAATTGTAGGCATAGTCATTGTTGGAATTTTCGCGTTTCAGATCTTCATCATAGTGGTCATATTGAACAGAAGCTCCAACCTTATATTTGTGGGATACATCGCCGATGATATCCTGGAACAATAGGTTTGCATAATAGGAGTTTTGTTCATTATCGTAGGTGTTCAATCCAAAGAAACTTTCTTGTTTATATTGACTTGCAGATAATTGAAGCCCGATACTACGGTGTTTGTTTGTCGGGAATACATAGCCCAATTTACCAAAACCTTCAATTCTTTGGTTTTTGAATCCTAGACCATATTTATTGGTCGTCAATTTATCAGTATTCTCGTTGAATTCAATCTGTCCACCAATTCTATCATCGTGAAGGAATTTCACGCCGAACTGGGCAATGATTCCTTTGCCGTTTTCGAAATGCCAACGGTTTACACCTGAGAATAGGTTTCCTACTGGAATATCACGGAAGCCATTGTCACTGAAGTTCATTTTCTTGTTGTACATGAAGTTATCATGCAGCAATAGTCCAACAGACCATTTCTCATTGATATGATGCGAAAGGTTTAGATTGACATCGGTACGGCCCATATTGTTGGCGTAGGCATTAAAAAATAACTTCTCGCTGTTATGGGGTTTCTTCAGTTCAACGTTGATTTGGCCAGCCATGTTTTCAAATCCATTGGCCACTGAACCAATGCCTTTGCTGATATTGATGGCTTCGATCCAAGTTCCGGCAATACTGTTCAATCCTAAGGGTGAAGCGAAGCCTCTAGGTCCTGGTAGACCTTCAACGGTAAGTTGGGTATAGATACCAGCAAGTCCTAGCATTTGGATCTGTTTACTGCCCGTTACGGCATCGCTGCTTACTACATCCACGGAAGCATTCGTCTCAAAGCTTTCACTTAGATCACAACATGCCGCCTTGAAAAGTTCTTTCGCCGTGATAGTCTCTACACGGTTTGGGGTCAATTTAGAAATGTAATTGGATTTCTGTCTTCTAGTGACCACGATTTCCTGTAAAGTGTTGTTCTTTGCCTGTACAACGAGGACTTCATGTAGGTTTTTTACCTCGATGGTATCCCCCTGCATACTGGCATGTGAGATCACTAACTTTCTATAAGGCTTCTGGTGCATGATTTTGAAAACGCCATTTTCATTGGTCTTAACCTTTTTGCTCGGGTTGTCCAACCAGAAAATGGTAACTTCGGTAATAGGGGTCAAATCCCCTTTTTCACTTTCATTAACTACGACTCCAGTAACCTCATGGTCATGGTCGTGGTTATGTCCGCCATCGTCATCGTGATTGTGTTCTTGGCCTTCCTCATGCTGATGGCCTTCCTCCGCATGGTCATGGTCGTGGTCATGCTCCTGCTCTGCATCCATTCTAGGGTACAGACAGCATTCATGTAATTCTTCATAGGTTGCATCCGGTGCACGGAATTCTTTGGTGTCATGACCGGCTTCAGCGATTCCCTGTTTAATTTTATCTAAGGAATTTTTGCTGGAATCATAGGTTACAGTAGCAATACCAGTACTGCTATCCCATTCAATGGATTTTGCGCCGGCATCTTTGCCCGCAGTCTCGATCCGTTTCTTACACATGGCACAATTGCCAGAAACTTCAAATTTCTCGGTGTTAATATTGTTTTGGGCGAACAGTCCTGTGCCCACAGCTATAAAAATAAATACTAATAAATATCTAAATAAGTGCATAGTTCATCGTAATTAATAAAAATTCAAAAAGTCTAGATTGATTTTGAAAGTTTATTTAATCAAATGATGAATGTGCAGTTGAGAAGGTATACAGAATGGGATTCCGCGAATAGAGCGGGTTTGAAAGGATTGGGTTCTTCGGGTTTATCTTCAATGATTTGTACCCAATGATTGATAATCCAAGGGATCAATACGATAGCCGGAGAAAAGTCGAAAGTACTGCCAAATAGCATTTTTGAACGCAATTGATCACTTTCGGTAGTCAATTCTAAATTTACTTTGGAATCTTGACAGGTATGGTCATCTTCACATTGGCTGTTGGTTTCCATATCATCAGCATGATCGTGGTCTTGGTGCAAATTGCTGCACATAGGGCAACTGTCATGTGATACTTTGGATTCCTCAAGAACCGAGAACATGGTACTTTTTCCACAATGGTGCATATGGATAGTAGCCCCTGTACTGCATACAGAATAAATCAATAGTAAGCATATGGCTACAATTTTTCTCATGTCGGTTTCAAATATAGGAAACTAACACTGAATATGTGGATAATTAATTGTAATTTTTTCTTGTCAAAAGAATTCACACTAATTATATTCGAATTGACTTATTACTTTATAAACCTTTGACTTATGGAAACTTTAGCTGCACATCCAAATCTGTTGTATTTAGGCTTGGTAAGCCTAGTATCAGCAGGAATCTTGGTAATTTTCCTATTCAACAAAATTCTGAGAAGAGTTAATTAAATAAAAAACCTGATTCAACTGAATCAGGTTTTTTTTCTATCCTTTAATGGAGGAAATGAAATCTGGTATTTTCTCCAAGTAGTTTTCCTCTGTCAATAACTTGACAAATGCAGTTCCTACAATGGCGCCATTGGCATATTTTGTAGCTTTTTGAAAGGTGTCCTTATTGTGGATCCCAAAACCTATCACGACAGGGTTCTCTAGCTCCATATCTTTAATCCTCTGGAAATAGCTTTCTGATTGTTCCTGAACATTTAATTTTGTTCCAGTGGTTGCATTCGAAGAAAGGAGATAAATAAAGTTTGTCGAAAGAGAGTCGATTTTTCTAATTCTGTCGGCAGATGTCTGTGGGGTTACCAAAAAGACATTGCTCACTTGGTTCTCTTCAAATACTCCTTGGTACAGCTCTTCATATTCATACATTGGAAGGTCAGGGATGATCGTGCCGTTCACTCCGACCTCCTTGCAGGCTTTACAGAAGTTCTCTACGCCATATTGAAGGACGGGATTCACATAACCCATTAGAAATACTGGGATACTGACTCTTTTTCGTAGATCCTTCAATTGTTCGAACAAAACCTTTAAGGTCATGCCGTTTTCCAGTGCTACTTCTGAACTATGTTGGATGGTAGGTCCATCGGCAACCGGATCCGAGTAGGGGAATCCAATTTCAAGGAAATCCGCACCTGCTTTTTCCAGTGCTTCTGCAATATCAAGGGTGCTGTCCAGCGTTGGGTAGCCAGCGGTAAAATATATAGATAGCAATCCTTTTGCCTGTTTGTTAATCTTTATCATGTTATAAACCGAAATATTTCATGTAATTGTCCAAATCCTTGTCGCCACGTCCAGAAAGACAGATGACCACAGTTTCGTCTCCTTTAAAGTTCATTTTTTCTAGGTGAGCCAATGCATGCGAACTTTCTATAGCCGGAATGATACCTTCTAATTTTGTCAATTGTAGTCCTGCCTGCATGGCTTCATCATCTGTCGCACTCACATAGGAGCCGCGACCGGATTTGAAAAGCCAAGCATGTTGGGGGCCAATTCCTGGATAGTCCAGTCCGGCCGAGATGGAATAAGGTTCGATGACTTGGCCATGTTCCGTTTGCATCAGAATCGAACGGCTGCCATGTAGTACCCCTTCATTTCCTAAAACCGTGGTCGCGGCGGATTCTCCACTGTCTACACCATGGCCAGCAGCTTCAACAGCAATTAATTGTACATCTTCATCATCTAAAAAGTGATAAAACATGCCTGCTGCATTTGACCCGCCACCTACGCAGGCCATAACAATATCTGGTGTTTCCTTGCCTGTTTTTTCTAATAATTGTTTTTTGGTTTCTTCCGAAATAATGGACTGAAACCTTGCCACCATATCTGGATAAGGATGTGGTCCTACCACGGAGCCGATGATGTAATGCGTGTCGACAGGGTTGTTTATCCAATCTCTCAAAGCTTCATTGGTAGCATCTTTCAGGGTTTTGCTCCCTGATGTGGCAGCTACTACTTTTGCACCCATCATCTTCATTCGGGCTACATTGGGAGCCTGTCTTTGGATATCGATCTCGCCCATATAAACCACACATTCCAAGCCTTTCAGGGCACATACGGTAGCCGTGGCCACACCGTGCTGCCCAGCGCCAGTTTCTGCAATGATACGCTTCTTGCCTAGTTTCTCGGCAAGCAAGATCTGTCCGATGGTATTGTTGATCTTGTGCGCTCCTGTATGGTTCAGGTCTTCACGTTTCAAAAATATTTTGGCATTGTATTTTTCCGAAAGACGTTGAGCATGATATAGGGGAGAGGGTCTGCCTACATAATCACGTAATAAGTATTCAAATTCTTCCTTGAAAGAAGGGTCTTCCATTATTTGCAAGTATTGGTTTTGCAATTCTTCGACATTTGGATAAAGCATTTCAGGAATATAGGCCCCGCCGAATGGTCCATAGTATCCTTTATTATTTACTTGATATTTGCTCATTTCTGATGGTTTTCAATGCTAATATTA contains:
- a CDS encoding response regulator — encoded protein: MNKFSQLKWQFIVSIIVANLIIIFSYWYFLNKQREYSETINGYIELAQKQFYNIQEWELDIQKLSKYKNLEKSADPLTVEQLEDEIHGLILQIERPNELYQTPPKSVEHIKAITASISANEHDFNTESTDEIFKSLANEQTIINQARNSFTNDVIEARKKLTDKKSKELASTRVYTAVFGILSLLGIFFAFIQTLRILEYLRRNTRKEKELNHNLTKTSEELESVNWVLTNSSKLHNNISGVSTESEIAKTSLNVISEVTNSFAGAFYVRKIDSYEFRIRDSKGLDPKDKIEIFRHGEGILGSVVESKKPQILSSIDVSNSKIKTGVIKSIEADVILFPVVYEDYCIALIEIIGSFPDSKKENIINYLTRTSRSIGSALHSRQSHALVEGLLEETQRQTEELEAQQEELRITNEELVYKTNLLEASEEELRVQQEELSQANKELNEKAAELEKRNNDLNHAHTVVEQKITEVEQASKYKSEFMANMSHELRTPLNSILILAKLLQDNKHSNLSEEQVKYASVIHNAGSDLLQLINELLDLAKIESGKVEIHKDSINSKHFAANLESLFKEVAKEKSIRFNIDIKKAPEQFISDEYRLEQVLKNFLSNAFKFTDHNGEINLQIIKQSGNLHFAVSDNGKGISEDKQALIFEAFRQEDGSTSRKYGGTGLGLSISKEISSLLGGRITLESESGKGSKFTLIIPFTEYKDAAPAKEAAIKTTPPAIKETAAAKPAAVVEPGPIAEVVREKKSILIIEDDVNFADILKEFALEFGFNVLNAYDGVAGIQMAKENIPDAIILDVMLPLADGWEVLKTLKANETTKHIPIHMMSAANFNKKDFLESGAIGFMAKPVTGESIGVAFENIKLNINKDLKKILLIEDQEFQSDLIKKAFAEQNINVIQAFTVESGLKKLEQEKNLDCIILDVKLPDGSGLEMLDVIKSNPKFEKLPVIINTAYDLSSEQTERIMRHTQSMVLKSSKSNNRLIDEVNLFLNKLSAPAYNPIKHPEKIGPKENYGTSTLDHKTVLIADDDMRNVFALTSSLQQYNMQIEIANNGLEALNIINDEQKEVDIVLMDIMMPEMDGYEAIQEIRKNKKFKDLPIIAVTAKAMKGDREKSIELGANDYVSKPIDLDKLVSLMQVWLS
- the floA gene encoding flotillin-like protein FloA (flotillin-like protein involved in membrane lipid rafts), with amino-acid sequence MDSPIQLVLIITGSVIAIFFLLYLLPVNLWFTAQLSNVKISLLNLVLMRLRKVPPSLVTNAMITSTKAGLKITSNEIETHYLAGGNVNKVIKALISADKANIPLDFKLATAIDLAGRDVFDAVQLSVNPQVINTPPVAAVAKDGIQLIAKARVTVRANINQLVGGAGEETILARVGEGIVTTIGSSANHKEVLENPDRISKTVLSKGLDSGTAFEILSIDIADIDIGENVGAKLQTDQAEADLKVANARAEERRAMAVATEQEMRAKAQEAKAKVIEAESQVPMAMAEAFRNGNLGIMDYYKMQNIQADTDMRTSIAKPQGPDKK
- a CDS encoding HAD family hydrolase, with the protein product MVLKKFAAIKAVVLDVDGVLTDGRLLVTEAGEQLRSFFVKDGYAMQLAIKMGLDIWVISGGNSEGVRKRLEGLGIQEIHLGVRNKMDVMTQLTEKHELQMEDLMYVGDDMPDYEVMQVVGIAVCPSDAVEDIKTISHYMSPKKGGEGVVRDVLEKILKLKGRWGVQTEIKSV
- a CDS encoding Maf family nucleotide pyrophosphatase, with translation MIVQEKLKAIPIILGSKSPRRKELLKSMDIDFTVEVRETDESFDETLSPEEVVQHIAEAKLAAFHEPSLYDKLIICADTIVVDHLSAVIGKPKDAEEAVEVITGLSGKEHLVFTAVAMAYQGETRSFVEATKVWFNKLEKEEINYYVKNYQPMDKAGSYGIQEWIGRIGIERIEGSYENVIGLPTARLQKELKEMFAV
- a CDS encoding TonB-dependent receptor — protein: MHLFRYLLVFIFIAVGTGLFAQNNINTEKFEVSGNCAMCKKRIETAGKDAGAKSIEWDSSTGIATVTYDSSKNSLDKIKQGIAEAGHDTKEFRAPDATYEELHECCLYPRMDAEQEHDHDHDHAEEGHQHEEGQEHNHDDDGGHNHDHDHEVTGVVVNESEKGDLTPITEVTIFWLDNPSKKVKTNENGVFKIMHQKPYRKLVISHASMQGDTIEVKNLHEVLVVQAKNNTLQEIVVTRRQKSNYISKLTPNRVETITAKELFKAACCDLSESFETNASVDVVSSDAVTGSKQIQMLGLAGIYTQLTVEGLPGPRGFASPLGLNSIAGTWIEAINISKGIGSVANGFENMAGQINVELKKPHNSEKLFFNAYANNMGRTDVNLNLSHHINEKWSVGLLLHDNFMYNKKMNFSDNGFRDIPVGNLFSGVNRWHFENGKGIIAQFGVKFLHDDRIGGQIEFNENTDKLTTNKYGLGFKNQRIEGFGKLGYVFPTNKHRSIGLQLSASQYKQESFFGLNTYDNEQNSYYANLLFQDIIGDVSHKYKVGASVQYDHYDEDLKRENSNNDYAYNFGRKEAVTGVFAEYTFSPSEKFDAVLGIRQDYNNLYGWFTTPRAVLRYEPILGTTLRLSSGRGQRTANIFAENLGIFASSRAINGLANLASGEHAYGLKPEVSWNTGFTVDQSFQLFGRESGVSVELFHNNFQNQVVVDFENPREVSFYNLDGKSYSNSLQAEFRFMPAPHFEARMAYRMLDVETEYKSGKLQKPLTAKHRGFMNLAYNTHSGWHFDYTLNVVGKKRLPNTSSNPVEYQLASQSDAYVTMNAQVSKTLGKNKNFDIYIGGENLSNFYQKDPILAFDQPFGQHFDTNMLWGPMTGRMFYTGIRYHIK
- the trpA gene encoding tryptophan synthase subunit alpha — its product is MIKINKQAKGLLSIYFTAGYPTLDSTLDIAEALEKAGADFLEIGFPYSDPVADGPTIQHSSEVALENGMTLKVLFEQLKDLRKRVSIPVFLMGYVNPVLQYGVENFCKACKEVGVNGTIIPDLPMYEYEELYQGVFEENQVSNVFLVTPQTSADRIRKIDSLSTNFIYLLSSNATTGTKLNVQEQSESYFQRIKDMELENPVVIGFGIHNKDTFQKATKYANGAIVGTAFVKLLTEENYLEKIPDFISSIKG
- the trpB gene encoding tryptophan synthase subunit beta, producing the protein MSKYQVNNKGYYGPFGGAYIPEMLYPNVEELQNQYLQIMEDPSFKEEFEYLLRDYVGRPSPLYHAQRLSEKYNAKIFLKREDLNHTGAHKINNTIGQILLAEKLGKKRIIAETGAGQHGVATATVCALKGLECVVYMGEIDIQRQAPNVARMKMMGAKVVAATSGSKTLKDATNEALRDWINNPVDTHYIIGSVVGPHPYPDMVARFQSIISEETKKQLLEKTGKETPDIVMACVGGGSNAAGMFYHFLDDEDVQLIAVEAAGHGVDSGESAATTVLGNEGVLHGSRSILMQTEHGQVIEPYSISAGLDYPGIGPQHAWLFKSGRGSYVSATDDEAMQAGLQLTKLEGIIPAIESSHALAHLEKMNFKGDETVVICLSGRGDKDLDNYMKYFGL